The Deltaproteobacteria bacterium genome contains a region encoding:
- a CDS encoding glycosidase translates to MKNLHFKELFRRHGGNPIITVKDIPYPANSVFNAGATRVGDEVLLLMRVEDRRGISHLTAARSGDGIGNWRIDKQPSMMPSPETYPEEIWGIEDPRITYLEDQERWAIAYTAYSEGGPLVSLATTVDFESFQRLGPVMPPEDKDAALFPVRFTERWAMIHRPVSTFPSTGAHIWISFSPDLKHWGDHRMLILARKGAWWDAKKIGLSPPPLKTDEGWLILYHGVKVTASGAIYRLGLALLDLENPCQVMTRSDQWVFAPEEKYEVFGDVDKVVFPCGWIADGDTVRLYYGGADKCLAMATASLSELLAWLKKHNSYSGKSL, encoded by the coding sequence ATGAAAAACCTGCACTTCAAAGAGCTGTTTCGACGTCACGGGGGCAATCCTATCATTACTGTCAAAGACATCCCTTACCCGGCCAATTCTGTCTTCAACGCCGGTGCAACCAGGGTGGGTGACGAGGTTCTGCTTTTGATGCGGGTTGAGGACAGACGGGGCATATCTCATCTCACTGCGGCTCGGAGCGGAGACGGGATCGGCAACTGGCGCATCGATAAACAGCCAAGCATGATGCCCAGCCCGGAAACCTATCCTGAGGAGATCTGGGGAATAGAAGATCCCAGGATAACCTACCTCGAGGACCAAGAACGATGGGCCATAGCTTATACGGCCTATTCGGAGGGTGGGCCTCTGGTCTCCTTGGCCACGACCGTTGACTTTGAGAGCTTCCAACGTCTTGGCCCTGTTATGCCGCCGGAAGACAAAGACGCGGCCCTTTTTCCGGTTCGCTTTACGGAACGCTGGGCAATGATCCACCGCCCGGTTTCCACTTTTCCGTCCACTGGAGCTCACATCTGGATCTCATTTTCACCCGATCTGAAGCACTGGGGTGACCATCGTATGCTCATCCTAGCGAGAAAAGGCGCCTGGTGGGATGCCAAGAAGATCGGCCTCTCGCCGCCGCCGCTCAAGACTGACGAGGGCTGGTTGATCCTCTACCATGGCGTCAAAGTGACAGCCAGCGGGGCCATTTATCGGCTGGGATTGGCTCTTCTCGATTTGGAGAATCCCTGCCAAGTTATGACCCGGTCTGACCAGTGGGTCTTTGCGCCTGAAGAAAAATACGAGGTTTTCGGAGATGTTGACAAGGTCGTTTTTCCGTGTGGCTGGATAGCCGATGGGGACACGGTGCGGCTCTACTATGGCGGGGCGGACAAATGCCTAGCCATGGCCACGGCCAGCCTTTCCGAGCTACTGGCCTGGCTCAAAAAGCACAACAGTTACTCTGGGAAATCACTATAG
- a CDS encoding sigma-54-dependent Fis family transcriptional regulator: protein MKGVLVASKNQSACNAIRASMRSEYRVDVVSSQGGCLEIFRKKRYEFLFIDVEILCGSMPDNNYKTTLQPFWHAYPTAQIIVMSSQEMIREAVRAVKAGASDYLTYPINPDEVKHVTESIYESIIMESELDYLRDRFWQEDSIEIVRTRSSLMKTVFDKVRSVAPTKSTVLLSGETGTGKGVLARLIYRHSNRNDGPFISVHCGAIPDSLLESELFGHEKGAFTGAVRRKLGKFEIAQEGTIFLDEIGTITPSAQIKLLEILQDGTFHRVGGEETIEANVRVIGATNTDLVKMCEAGQFRRDLYYRLNVFPLEIPPLRERMEDVAYIVEVILKRLNKFDLKEIRDIHPDVMEAFRNYSWPGNIRELENLMERAYILEASPILTPEGFPNELFTSDPSQVQVKADISLTLAEARRAAMEHTERYYLEGALAANKGQIKQTAEAAGISARQLHKLMKKYGIRKEEFKSPIKLTHREEL from the coding sequence ATGAAAGGCGTTCTGGTTGCTTCTAAAAACCAATCGGCCTGTAATGCGATCCGGGCTAGCATGCGCTCAGAATATAGGGTCGATGTGGTGTCCAGCCAGGGTGGCTGTTTGGAGATCTTTCGGAAAAAGCGGTATGAATTCCTATTTATAGATGTGGAAATTCTTTGCGGCTCGATGCCTGACAACAACTACAAGACGACATTGCAACCATTTTGGCATGCGTATCCGACGGCTCAAATCATTGTCATGTCATCTCAGGAAATGATCAGGGAAGCCGTGAGGGCAGTCAAGGCGGGAGCCAGCGATTATCTCACCTATCCTATCAATCCGGATGAGGTCAAACATGTCACCGAAAGTATTTATGAATCTATCATCATGGAATCCGAACTCGATTATCTTCGGGACAGATTTTGGCAAGAGGATTCCATCGAAATCGTGCGGACGAGAAGCTCCTTGATGAAAACGGTCTTTGATAAGGTGCGATCCGTGGCGCCAACCAAAAGCACGGTCCTGCTGAGCGGTGAAACAGGAACGGGAAAAGGCGTGTTAGCGAGACTGATTTATCGGCATAGTAACCGAAACGATGGCCCGTTCATCAGTGTTCATTGCGGCGCGATCCCGGACAGCCTTTTGGAAAGTGAGCTGTTCGGACACGAGAAGGGTGCGTTCACAGGGGCTGTCCGGAGAAAGCTGGGCAAGTTTGAGATCGCCCAGGAGGGCACGATCTTCCTTGACGAAATCGGCACCATTACGCCCTCTGCACAGATCAAGCTCTTGGAAATACTCCAGGATGGGACTTTTCATCGCGTTGGAGGGGAAGAGACGATAGAGGCCAATGTGAGAGTCATAGGGGCCACGAATACGGACTTAGTGAAAATGTGCGAAGCCGGCCAATTTAGAAGAGACCTCTATTATCGGTTAAATGTGTTCCCGCTCGAAATCCCGCCATTGAGAGAGAGAATGGAGGACGTCGCATATATTGTCGAGGTCATTCTTAAAAGGCTGAACAAATTTGATCTAAAGGAGATTCGCGACATTCATCCAGATGTGATGGAAGCCTTTAGAAACTACTCATGGCCCGGAAACATCCGTGAACTGGAAAACCTTATGGAGCGTGCCTATATATTAGAAGCGTCTCCAATACTGACGCCTGAGGGCTTCCCAAACGAGCTTTTTACCTCTGATCCTTCGCAGGTACAAGTCAAGGCGGACATTTCTCTTACCCTGGCCGAGGCGAGACGTGCGGCTATGGAACACACTGAAAGGTACTATTTGGAAGGGGCCTTGGCTGCAAACAAGGGTCAAATAAAACAGACTGCCGAGGCAGCCGGAATCAGTGCCCGTCAACTACATAAATTGATGAAAAAATATGGCATCAGAAAGGAAGAGTTCAAATCACCTATTAAGCTTACCCACAGAGAAGAACTTTGA